A region from the Clavibacter sp. A6099 genome encodes:
- the resB gene encoding cytochrome c biogenesis protein ResB: MSRPSDHVDSPRQAPREGAPITQPKLGFLGTLRWFWRQLTSMRTALFLLLLLAFAAIPGSLVPQRSSDPNGVTQFRADNPDLYPVLDKLQVFDTYSSVWFSSIYLLLFISLIGCVVPRAKHHFDALRQAPPKTPARLSRLAGYTTRTTTADPVDAIRQARALLKRQRYRTVLVDDASAAGGVLSVSAERGYLRETGNLVFHSALVGILITVGIGGGFGYSGQKVLVEGQSFVNTLSTFDSFNPGRFFDDSSLTPYRVKLDALHVQYEQQNPNAIGQPLDFTADVTADVPGGQPQDREVKVNDPLAIGGTDMYLLGNGYAPHVTVRDPAGTVVYSADVPFLPQDAKLTSLGVVKVPDGLREQVGMLGFFYPTQGAEKAPFFSSYPDLDNPLLTLNVYTGDLGIDGGVPTSVYTLDTGNLTQLTGGKTGVQSIELAPGQTMDLPDGLGSVSLDAVPRFVSFDVHHDPTQRWVLLFAILILGGLLTSLFVPRRRVWVKAVPQADGSTTLEYAGLARGEDPTLEAAVAALADKHAAGLAPGAVSDAEVRLHS; the protein is encoded by the coding sequence ATGTCCCGGCCATCTGACCACGTCGACTCCCCGCGGCAGGCGCCGCGCGAGGGTGCGCCCATCACGCAGCCGAAGCTCGGCTTCCTCGGCACGCTGCGCTGGTTCTGGCGGCAGCTCACGAGCATGCGCACGGCGCTGTTCCTGCTGCTGCTGCTCGCGTTCGCGGCGATCCCCGGATCCCTCGTGCCGCAGCGCAGCTCCGACCCGAACGGCGTCACGCAGTTCCGCGCCGACAACCCGGACCTCTACCCGGTCCTCGACAAGCTCCAGGTGTTCGACACCTACAGCTCGGTGTGGTTCTCCTCCATCTACCTGCTGCTGTTCATCAGCCTCATCGGCTGCGTCGTGCCGCGCGCCAAGCACCACTTCGACGCGCTCCGCCAGGCGCCGCCCAAGACGCCGGCCCGGCTCTCCCGCCTCGCCGGGTACACGACGCGCACCACCACCGCGGATCCGGTCGACGCCATCCGCCAGGCCCGCGCGCTGCTCAAGCGCCAGCGGTACCGCACGGTCCTCGTCGACGACGCGTCGGCCGCGGGCGGCGTGCTCTCGGTCTCGGCCGAGCGCGGCTACCTGCGCGAGACCGGCAACCTCGTCTTCCACTCGGCGCTCGTCGGGATCCTCATCACCGTCGGCATCGGCGGCGGCTTCGGCTACTCCGGGCAGAAGGTGCTCGTGGAGGGCCAGTCGTTCGTCAACACGCTCTCGACGTTCGACTCGTTCAACCCGGGCCGCTTCTTCGACGACTCGTCTCTCACCCCGTACCGGGTCAAGCTCGACGCGCTGCACGTGCAGTACGAGCAGCAGAACCCGAACGCCATCGGCCAGCCGCTCGACTTCACGGCCGACGTGACGGCGGACGTGCCCGGCGGCCAGCCGCAGGACCGCGAGGTCAAGGTCAACGACCCGCTCGCCATCGGCGGCACCGACATGTACCTGCTCGGCAACGGCTACGCGCCGCACGTGACGGTGCGGGATCCCGCGGGCACCGTCGTCTACAGCGCCGACGTGCCGTTCCTCCCGCAGGACGCGAAGCTCACCTCGCTCGGCGTGGTCAAGGTGCCGGACGGCCTCCGCGAGCAGGTCGGCATGCTGGGGTTCTTCTACCCGACGCAGGGCGCGGAGAAGGCGCCGTTCTTCTCCTCCTACCCGGACCTCGACAACCCGCTGCTGACGCTCAACGTCTACACGGGGGACCTCGGAATCGACGGCGGCGTGCCCACCTCGGTGTACACGCTCGACACGGGGAACCTGACGCAGCTCACCGGCGGCAAGACCGGCGTGCAGTCCATCGAGCTCGCCCCCGGCCAGACGATGGACCTGCCCGACGGGCTCGGCAGCGTGAGCCTCGATGCCGTGCCGCGCTTCGTCTCGTTCGACGTGCACCACGACCCGACGCAGCGCTGGGTGCTGCTGTTCGCGATCCTCATCCTCGGCGGTCTCCTCACATCGCTCTTCGTGCCGCGCCGGCGCGTGTGGGTGAAGGCGGTCCCGCAGGCAGACGGATCCACGACCCTCGAGTACGCGGGGCTCGCCCGCGGCGAGGACCCCACGCTGGAGGCCGCCGTCGCGGCCCTGGCGGACAAGCACGCGGCCGGCCTCGCGCCGGGCGCGGTGTCAGATGCAGAAGTTAGGCTCCACTCGTGA
- a CDS encoding o-succinylbenzoate synthase → MLPALDDLLATARVVALPLRTRFRGLDVREAALIEGPLGWTEFSPFVEYDDAESAAWLAAAIDFGWTDPPAPLRDHVLVNATIPAVEAARVAEVLARFPGCRTAKVKVAERGTTLADDVARVAEVRRLLGPEGRVRIDANAAWNVDEAEHAIHALAEHDLEYVEQPCASVEELAELRARIRHLGVPIAADESVRKAEDPLRVARAGAADLLVIKAQPLGGIHRALRITQEAGLPVVVSSALDTSVGISMAAYLAAAIPDLPHDCGLGTVSLFVEDVMTEPLVPVDGRIPVRRVTPDARLLDAHAADAERREWWLDRIRRTHAVLARA, encoded by the coding sequence ATGCTCCCCGCCCTGGACGACCTCCTCGCCACCGCACGCGTCGTCGCCCTCCCGCTCCGCACGCGCTTCCGCGGCCTCGACGTGCGCGAGGCCGCGCTGATCGAGGGCCCGCTCGGCTGGACGGAGTTCTCGCCGTTCGTCGAGTACGACGACGCCGAGTCCGCGGCTTGGCTCGCGGCCGCGATCGACTTCGGCTGGACGGATCCGCCCGCGCCGCTCCGCGACCACGTGCTCGTGAACGCGACGATCCCGGCCGTCGAGGCCGCCCGCGTCGCCGAGGTCCTGGCGCGGTTCCCCGGCTGCCGCACGGCGAAGGTCAAGGTCGCCGAGCGCGGCACGACGCTCGCGGACGACGTGGCGCGCGTCGCCGAGGTCCGCCGCCTGCTCGGCCCCGAGGGCCGGGTGCGGATCGACGCGAACGCGGCCTGGAACGTCGACGAGGCCGAGCACGCGATCCACGCCCTCGCCGAGCACGACCTCGAGTACGTGGAGCAGCCGTGCGCGTCGGTGGAGGAGCTCGCCGAGCTGCGCGCGCGGATCCGCCACCTGGGCGTGCCGATCGCCGCCGACGAGAGCGTGCGCAAGGCCGAGGACCCGCTCCGGGTCGCCCGTGCCGGCGCCGCCGACCTGCTCGTGATCAAGGCGCAGCCGCTCGGCGGGATCCACCGCGCGCTGCGGATCACCCAGGAGGCCGGCCTGCCCGTCGTGGTCTCGAGCGCGCTCGACACGAGCGTGGGCATCTCCATGGCTGCGTACCTCGCGGCCGCGATCCCCGACCTGCCGCACGACTGCGGCCTCGGCACGGTCTCGCTCTTCGTCGAGGACGTGATGACCGAGCCGCTCGTTCCGGTCGACGGCCGGATCCCCGTGCGGCGCGTCACGCCCGACGCCCGGCTCCTCGACGCGCACGCCGCGGACGCGGAACGCCGCGAGTGGTGGCTCGACCGGATCCGCCGAACGCACGCCGTGCTCGCCCGCGCCTGA
- a CDS encoding GIY-YIG nuclease family protein, producing the protein MYAFYDYDGEPIYVGQTNEQLRTRIRRHLTNQRTDAVAMRILDVFEVAEVEIWPLWELQSTRGGDAEAKQLLNSLEYSVYLTAIEKSRFHAILNEKIPPVSPRVEVPSSLRWQLVDAKMRQERGHPDIRLARRAETIARLAAVSRERGEVTAGLRRVLVIQAVRLAYIAAARLSEAEGRQLPSPSAIDMDALVGNVLAESDDSDLDEEGL; encoded by the coding sequence GTGTATGCGTTCTACGACTACGACGGCGAGCCGATCTATGTCGGGCAAACGAACGAACAGCTGCGTACGCGGATTCGTAGGCATTTGACGAATCAGCGAACCGACGCGGTGGCCATGAGAATTCTCGATGTGTTCGAGGTCGCCGAGGTGGAGATCTGGCCGCTCTGGGAGCTTCAAAGCACTCGAGGCGGCGATGCGGAGGCCAAACAGCTCCTCAACTCGCTCGAGTACAGCGTATATCTGACTGCAATCGAGAAGTCTCGATTCCACGCGATTCTCAACGAGAAGATCCCGCCTGTCTCGCCGAGGGTGGAGGTCCCGAGTTCCCTGCGGTGGCAACTGGTGGATGCGAAGATGCGGCAGGAGCGCGGCCATCCAGACATTCGACTCGCGCGCCGGGCGGAGACCATCGCGCGCTTGGCAGCCGTGTCTCGGGAACGCGGAGAGGTGACGGCCGGACTGCGTCGAGTGTTGGTGATCCAAGCTGTTCGTTTGGCTTACATCGCTGCGGCTCGTCTCTCGGAGGCAGAAGGGCGGCAGCTTCCGAGCCCTTCAGCGATCGACATGGATGCGCTGGTAGGCAACGTCCTCGCGGAATCTGACGACAGCGACCTCGACGAGGAAGGCCTGTAG
- a CDS encoding CsbD family protein, with the protein MSADDKAQNTGEKLAGKAEEAFGKLTGDDSKVAEGEAKQAGASAKQAGENVKDVFRK; encoded by the coding sequence ATGAGTGCGGATGACAAGGCCCAGAACACCGGCGAGAAGCTCGCGGGGAAGGCCGAGGAGGCCTTCGGGAAGCTGACCGGCGACGACAGCAAGGTCGCCGAGGGCGAAGCGAAGCAGGCCGGGGCAAGCGCCAAGCAGGCCGGCGAGAACGTGAAGGACGTCTTCAGGAAGTAG
- a CDS encoding DNA cytosine methyltransferase, whose translation MHDHTNVTSILASRPRALEFFAGVGLARMGLEQAGFRVVWANDYEPDKKMMYAAHFRDEEQHPDHAYELGDVFDVDPDTLPVGTSIAWGSSPCTDLSLAGSRGGIRAGESNAFWGYIKALDALGQGRPPVVVLENVVGLATSHGGDDLAAAIRAFNELGYSVDVLMIDARRFIPQSRPRLFLVGAMTPPQETDSSVSMLRPPAISWVFEDVSLRTHRAALPTPPDLLASGLADVVETLSDDDDRWWDEQRTQAFVKSLSAIQASRVETLLNSRATTYRTAYRRTRNGVAIWEVRPDEIAGCLRTARGGSSKQAVVQISGNGIRVRWMTPLEYARLMGAGEYNIAGIRDNKVLFAFGDAVAVPAVAWLGKNYLMPLVRAQAVREEVGISLAQ comes from the coding sequence ATGCATGACCACACCAACGTCACCTCCATCTTGGCGTCCCGACCCAGGGCGCTGGAGTTCTTTGCGGGAGTGGGGTTGGCACGTATGGGGCTTGAGCAGGCGGGTTTTCGAGTGGTCTGGGCCAATGACTACGAGCCAGACAAGAAGATGATGTACGCCGCTCACTTCCGTGACGAAGAGCAGCACCCTGATCATGCATACGAGCTAGGCGACGTGTTCGACGTCGATCCTGACACGTTGCCCGTCGGTACCTCTATCGCATGGGGGTCTTCACCGTGCACGGACTTGTCGCTGGCGGGTAGCCGTGGCGGCATTCGTGCGGGCGAGTCTAATGCGTTCTGGGGGTACATTAAAGCGTTAGATGCGCTCGGGCAGGGGCGTCCGCCCGTCGTAGTGCTGGAGAACGTCGTTGGCCTAGCAACGAGCCACGGCGGCGACGATTTGGCGGCCGCGATACGGGCATTCAACGAACTCGGTTACTCGGTCGACGTACTCATGATCGATGCTCGCCGGTTCATTCCGCAATCGCGCCCTCGTCTGTTCTTGGTAGGCGCGATGACACCGCCGCAGGAGACCGACAGCTCCGTGTCGATGCTGCGTCCGCCCGCCATCTCGTGGGTATTCGAGGACGTCTCCCTCAGAACCCACCGCGCAGCATTGCCCACTCCGCCCGATCTCTTGGCGTCCGGCCTCGCGGATGTCGTGGAGACGCTGTCGGACGACGATGATCGCTGGTGGGACGAGCAGCGCACGCAGGCATTCGTCAAATCCCTATCCGCTATCCAGGCTTCCAGGGTGGAGACGCTTCTCAACAGTCGGGCCACGACATATAGAACCGCCTACCGGCGCACGAGGAATGGGGTGGCGATATGGGAGGTCCGCCCTGATGAGATTGCCGGGTGCCTACGGACGGCTCGTGGTGGATCATCCAAGCAGGCTGTTGTGCAGATCAGCGGCAATGGTATCCGCGTTCGTTGGATGACTCCTCTCGAGTATGCCCGGCTCATGGGGGCGGGGGAGTACAACATCGCGGGAATCCGGGACAACAAGGTCCTCTTCGCTTTCGGTGACGCCGTAGCGGTACCGGCCGTGGCGTGGTTGGGGAAGAACTACCTCATGCCCCTCGTTCGCGCGCAGGCAGTCCGCGAAGAAGTCGGGATCTCTCTTGCCCAGTGA
- a CDS encoding AMP-binding protein, with the protein MRRLERLTASGADVLPLLRAALAGDGPALLARPVDAPVAAGDPPPPAEVERRVALVVETSGTTSRPKRVALSSDALLASAAASQAALGAPGQWILALPTHYIAGLQVLVRSIAAGTAPAVLAPGSFDPRAFAELAASLDARVARYTSLVPTQLHRLVEAAEGSAGDDARRVRDAVRRLDAILVGGQATPPHLVDRAAALGWRVVRTYGSSETAGGCVYDGVPVATAEVAVVDGQVELAGPMLAEGYLGDPGATDAAFGEHDGRRWYRTGDGGEVVDGVLRITGRLDDVVISGGEKLRLAAVEEAVRSLAAWEPRLGEAVAVPGEHAGWGQRPVVFVPGRVGAELAERVRRELAARLGRVAGSAVVRGIDAMPTLPSGKPDRRALRALADADPVA; encoded by the coding sequence GTGAGGCGGCTCGAGCGGCTGACCGCGTCCGGCGCCGACGTCCTGCCGCTCCTCCGCGCGGCGCTCGCGGGCGACGGCCCGGCCCTGCTCGCGCGGCCGGTGGACGCTCCCGTCGCCGCCGGGGATCCGCCGCCGCCCGCCGAGGTCGAGCGCCGCGTCGCGCTCGTGGTCGAGACGTCGGGCACCACCTCCCGGCCCAAGCGCGTCGCGCTGTCGTCGGACGCGCTGCTGGCCAGCGCCGCCGCGTCGCAGGCGGCGCTCGGGGCGCCCGGGCAGTGGATCCTCGCGCTCCCCACCCACTACATCGCGGGCCTGCAGGTGCTCGTCCGCTCGATCGCGGCGGGCACGGCGCCCGCGGTCCTCGCGCCGGGGAGCTTCGACCCGCGCGCGTTCGCCGAGCTGGCCGCGTCGCTGGACGCGCGCGTCGCCCGCTACACGTCGCTGGTGCCGACCCAGCTGCACCGGCTGGTCGAGGCAGCGGAGGGCAGCGCGGGGGACGACGCCCGCCGCGTCCGCGACGCCGTCCGACGCCTCGACGCCATCCTCGTCGGCGGCCAGGCCACGCCCCCGCACCTGGTCGACCGCGCGGCCGCGCTGGGCTGGCGCGTCGTGCGCACCTACGGATCCAGTGAGACCGCGGGCGGCTGCGTGTACGACGGCGTGCCGGTCGCCACGGCCGAGGTCGCGGTCGTCGACGGCCAGGTCGAGCTCGCCGGCCCGATGCTCGCGGAGGGCTACCTCGGCGACCCGGGAGCGACGGACGCGGCGTTCGGCGAGCACGACGGCCGCCGCTGGTACCGCACGGGCGACGGCGGCGAGGTCGTCGACGGCGTGCTGCGGATCACCGGGCGGCTCGACGACGTCGTCATCTCCGGCGGCGAGAAGCTGCGGCTGGCCGCGGTCGAGGAGGCGGTGCGGTCGCTCGCCGCGTGGGAGCCGCGCCTCGGTGAGGCCGTGGCGGTGCCGGGCGAGCATGCGGGCTGGGGGCAGCGGCCGGTCGTCTTCGTGCCGGGACGCGTGGGTGCGGAGCTCGCGGAGCGCGTCCGGCGTGAGCTCGCCGCGCGCCTCGGCCGCGTGGCGGGATCCGCCGTCGTCCGCGGGATCGACGCCATGCCGACGCTGCCGTCCGGCAAGCCCGACCGCCGGGCGCTGCGGGCGCTGGCCGACGCGGATCCGGTCGCCTGA
- a CDS encoding cytochrome c biogenesis CcdA family protein translates to MDQIQSVLSGQLLVAVPLALLAGLVSFASPCVLPLVPGYLGYIGGMAEAKGGSATRRRLLLGTALFVLGFSAVFIVTTLVSATAGFWLMRWQDVITRILGVVLIVMGLVFSGRLGFLQRQVKSSWRPATGLAGAPLLGIVFGVGWAPCIGPTLAVVISMSLTSADAGRGVLLGVAYCIGLGVPFLLVALGLGWMTRTVGFLRRHIRTVNLVGGALLVVTGVLMVSGLWSAWMLQLQGVIATYVPAI, encoded by the coding sequence GTGGACCAGATCCAGAGCGTCCTCTCCGGCCAGCTCCTCGTCGCGGTGCCGCTCGCGCTGCTCGCGGGCCTGGTCTCGTTCGCGTCGCCCTGCGTGCTGCCGCTCGTGCCCGGCTACCTCGGGTACATCGGCGGCATGGCGGAGGCCAAGGGCGGATCCGCGACGCGTCGTCGCCTGCTCCTCGGCACGGCGCTGTTCGTGCTCGGCTTCTCGGCGGTGTTCATCGTGACGACGCTCGTCTCCGCCACGGCCGGGTTCTGGCTCATGCGCTGGCAGGACGTCATCACGCGGATCCTCGGGGTCGTCCTCATCGTGATGGGCCTCGTCTTCTCGGGCCGGCTCGGGTTCCTGCAGCGGCAGGTGAAGAGCTCGTGGCGCCCGGCGACCGGGCTCGCGGGCGCTCCGCTGCTCGGGATCGTGTTCGGCGTCGGCTGGGCTCCCTGCATCGGCCCGACCCTCGCCGTCGTCATCTCCATGAGCCTCACCTCGGCCGACGCGGGCCGCGGCGTGCTGCTCGGCGTCGCCTACTGCATCGGGCTCGGCGTGCCGTTCCTCCTCGTGGCCCTCGGCCTCGGCTGGATGACGCGCACCGTCGGGTTCCTCCGCCGCCACATCCGCACCGTCAATCTCGTCGGGGGAGCGCTCCTGGTCGTCACCGGCGTGCTCATGGTCTCCGGACTCTGGTCGGCGTGGATGCTCCAGCTCCAGGGGGTGATCGCCACGTATGTCCCGGCCATCTGA
- the ccsB gene encoding c-type cytochrome biogenesis protein CcsB translates to MNTAMLDDVSLIALLVAMGLYAAAFIAFALDLARRSALVADAATAAARQPSAVGATAARRGGTATMEREPASSGRDGVASGPDAPVAAGRSLSLNVAMVLLVVGFVAHAVATVLRGLAASRVPWANMYEFAMTGTLLILSVYLIVLTRRDLRFLGTFVTGLILILLGIAVVQYRVEVAPLPPSLQSYWLVIHVFVAALGTGFFALAFALSGVQLLQFRRESLAADAQAAKMRFLATLPDSVTLESMAYRLNIVGFIFWTFTLMAGAIWAERAWGRYWGWDTKEVWTFIIWVLYAGYIHARATRGWRGSRSAWLAIIGFSAVMFNFGVVNVFFKGLHTYSGL, encoded by the coding sequence GTGAACACGGCCATGCTCGACGACGTCTCCCTCATCGCGCTCCTCGTCGCGATGGGGCTCTACGCGGCCGCGTTCATCGCGTTCGCCCTCGACCTCGCGCGGCGGTCCGCGCTCGTGGCGGACGCGGCCACCGCCGCGGCACGCCAGCCCTCCGCGGTCGGCGCCACAGCGGCCCGCCGCGGCGGCACCGCCACCATGGAGCGCGAGCCCGCGTCGTCGGGTCGCGACGGCGTCGCCTCCGGGCCGGACGCGCCCGTCGCCGCCGGCCGCTCGCTCAGCCTCAACGTGGCCATGGTGCTGCTCGTCGTCGGATTCGTCGCCCACGCCGTCGCCACCGTGCTCCGGGGCCTCGCCGCATCGCGCGTGCCGTGGGCCAACATGTACGAGTTCGCCATGACGGGCACGCTGCTCATCCTCAGCGTCTACCTCATCGTGCTCACGCGCCGCGACCTGCGCTTCCTCGGCACCTTCGTCACCGGGCTCATCCTCATCCTGCTGGGCATCGCCGTGGTCCAGTACCGCGTCGAGGTGGCGCCGCTGCCGCCGTCGCTGCAGTCGTACTGGCTCGTGATCCACGTCTTCGTGGCGGCGCTCGGCACGGGCTTCTTCGCCCTCGCCTTCGCGCTGTCCGGCGTGCAGCTGCTGCAATTCCGGCGCGAGTCGCTCGCCGCCGACGCCCAGGCCGCGAAGATGCGCTTCCTCGCCACGCTGCCCGACTCCGTCACGCTCGAGTCGATGGCGTACCGCCTCAACATCGTGGGCTTCATCTTCTGGACCTTCACGCTCATGGCCGGCGCCATCTGGGCCGAGCGCGCGTGGGGACGCTACTGGGGGTGGGACACCAAGGAGGTCTGGACCTTCATCATCTGGGTGCTCTACGCCGGGTACATCCACGCGCGGGCCACGCGCGGCTGGCGCGGATCGCGGTCGGCGTGGCTGGCCATCATCGGATTCTCCGCCGTCATGTTCAACTTCGGCGTCGTGAACGTGTTCTTCAAGGGCCTGCACACCTACAGCGGTCTGTAG
- a CDS encoding 1,4-dihydroxy-2-naphthoyl-CoA synthase, translating to MVKQVSDIHDPTRWRDVPLAEGFTDITYHHDLTGRIARIAFDRPEVRNAFRPRTVDELYQALDDARQDPRIGVVLLTGNGPSPKDGGWAFCSGGDQRIRGRDGYKYAEGETAEGVDPARAGRLHILEVQRLIRFMPKVVIAVVPGWAAGGGHSLHVVCDLTIASAEHGRFKQTDADVGSFDGGYGSAYFARQVGQKAAREVFFLAEEHSAQRMYEMGAVNRVVPHAELEATALDWAETILGKSPTAIRMLKFAFNAVDDGMVGQQVFAGEATRLAYGTDEAVEGRDSFLEKRAPDWSPFPWQF from the coding sequence ATGGTGAAGCAGGTCTCCGACATCCACGATCCCACCCGCTGGCGCGACGTCCCCCTCGCGGAGGGCTTCACCGACATCACGTACCACCACGACCTCACGGGCCGCATCGCGCGCATCGCGTTCGACCGGCCGGAGGTGCGCAACGCCTTCCGCCCGCGCACGGTCGACGAGCTGTACCAGGCGCTCGACGACGCCCGGCAGGATCCGCGCATCGGCGTCGTGCTCCTCACCGGCAACGGCCCGAGCCCGAAGGACGGCGGCTGGGCGTTCTGCAGCGGCGGCGACCAGCGGATCCGCGGGCGCGACGGCTACAAGTACGCGGAGGGCGAGACCGCGGAGGGCGTCGACCCGGCGCGCGCCGGACGGCTCCACATCCTCGAGGTGCAGCGGCTCATCCGCTTCATGCCGAAGGTCGTCATCGCGGTCGTCCCCGGTTGGGCTGCGGGCGGCGGGCACTCGCTGCACGTCGTGTGCGACCTCACGATCGCGTCCGCCGAGCACGGCCGCTTCAAGCAGACCGACGCCGACGTCGGCTCGTTCGACGGCGGGTACGGATCCGCGTACTTCGCCCGCCAGGTCGGCCAGAAGGCGGCACGCGAGGTGTTCTTCCTCGCCGAGGAGCACAGCGCCCAGCGCATGTACGAGATGGGCGCCGTGAACCGCGTCGTTCCGCACGCCGAGCTCGAGGCGACCGCGCTGGACTGGGCCGAGACGATCCTCGGCAAGTCGCCCACGGCGATCCGCATGCTCAAGTTCGCCTTCAACGCGGTCGACGACGGCATGGTCGGCCAGCAGGTGTTCGCGGGGGAGGCCACGCGCCTCGCCTACGGCACCGACGAGGCCGTCGAGGGGCGCGATTCCTTCCTCGAGAAGCGCGCGCCCGACTGGTCGCCGTTCCCGTGGCAGTTCTGA